Proteins co-encoded in one Salvia splendens isolate huo1 chromosome 4, SspV2, whole genome shotgun sequence genomic window:
- the LOC121800682 gene encoding protein FAR1-RELATED SEQUENCE 5-like: MVEERHKRFMNLNRNLDLVHQKFILDCANANIGPTLSFSLLKEVLGGLDYVGCTVLEVRNYRRDLRAYVEGGDAQMLLNEMRRKKELCSAFTYEYEVNSKDRMTRLFWCDPTAKRNYHLYGDIVSFDTTYSTNRYCMIFAPFTGKDNHGRPVTFAAGLLSKENANSFSWLFNQFVKCMGVAPKLIVTDQDLGMKVVVEEVLVNTRHQWCMWHVMNKVADKLPNNMLGSEQLKKELNACVWSELIEPDTFEETWHAIMERYGLTNNDWFSSMFASRKFWVPALFP, translated from the exons ATGGTTGAGGAACGCCACAAGCGTTTTATGAATTTGAACCGCAATTTGGATTTAGTCCATCAGAAATTCATCCTCGATTGTGCTAATGCAAACATTGGTCCAACTTTAAGTTTTAGCTTACTTAAAGAAGTGCTTGGTGGATTAGATTATGTAGGGTGTACTGTTTTAGAAGTGCGCAACTATAGACGTGACCTTAGAGCATACGTGGAAGGAGGTGATGCACAAATGTTATTGAATGAGATGCGAAGGAAGAAGGAGCTGTGTAGTGCATTTACATATGAGTATGAGGTCAACTCAAAGGATAGGATGACACGATTGTTTTGGTGTGATCCTACTGCCAAGAGAAACTACCATTTGTATGGTGATATTGTTTCGTTTGATACAACATACTCAACAAATAG gtactGTATGATATTTGCTCCTTTTACGGGCAAGGATAATCATGGTCGCCCAGTGACATTTGCTGCTGGCCTTTTGTCCAAGGAAAATGCCAACTCATTTTCATGGTTATTTAACCAATTTGTAAAGTGTATGGGCGTGGCTCCCAAACTCATTGTAACCGACCAAGACTTAGGAATGAAAGTTGTTGTTGAGGAGGTCCTTGTCAATACAAGACACCAGTGGTGTATGTGGCACGTTATGAATAAAGTTGCTGACAAATTGCCAAATAACATGCTTGGTAGCGAACAATTAAAGAAGGAACTGAATGCATGTGTATGGTCAGAGTTGATAGAACCTGATACATTTGAGGAAACTTGGCATGCTATAATGGAAAGATATGGGCTGACCAATAATGACTGGTTTTCATCAATGTTTGCATCCAGAAAATTTTGGGTTCCAGCCCTTTTTCCGTGA